The following proteins are encoded in a genomic region of Bacillota bacterium:
- a CDS encoding DNA polymerase beta domain-containing protein region has protein sequence MKSNHQSKQERKSYLPPNWQLVTIRDVAVINELSIKSDYDFETIEYIDIASVNNGLIGETQELALSEAPSRAKRIIRENDILISCVRPNLRHYAFIKRAMPNSVASTGFAVITPKEVEARYLYYCLITNEYTEYLTRIAESHTSAYPAFNPDIIGNSKIPLPPVKEQQAIAHILGTLDDKIELNRRMNETLEGIARAIFKSWFIVFDPVRAKAEGRDPGLPKPIADLFPSRFIDTKLGRIPEGWRLSKMGDEFKIVMGQSPPGYTYNEEGKGSPFYQGRVDFGVRFPSRRVYCTMPTRFAEAGDTLVTVRAPVGDTNIAIERCCIGRGLAAVRHITGSSSYTYYFVKSLETIFKLFEAEGTVFGAVNKEGLNSIACVSPPNRVIELFDNLCEPLDMKIKQNELESRILSSLRDALLPKLISGQIRISEPGRIIRGKKYVNAFAD, from the coding sequence ATGAAATCTAATCATCAATCAAAGCAAGAAAGGAAATCGTATCTACCGCCGAATTGGCAGCTAGTAACTATAAGAGACGTTGCGGTCATTAATGAATTGTCGATCAAAAGCGACTATGATTTCGAGACAATTGAATATATTGATATCGCATCAGTTAACAACGGGCTTATTGGCGAAACACAAGAGCTTGCTCTTTCTGAAGCGCCTAGCCGCGCTAAGAGAATAATAAGAGAAAATGATATCCTCATATCTTGTGTGCGCCCAAACCTTCGGCATTATGCATTTATAAAGAGGGCAATGCCTAATTCAGTTGCATCTACAGGATTTGCTGTAATCACTCCTAAAGAAGTTGAGGCGAGATATCTCTACTATTGTCTTATAACAAATGAGTACACTGAATATCTTACGCGGATCGCTGAAAGTCATACTTCTGCATATCCAGCCTTCAATCCAGATATCATTGGGAATTCAAAGATTCCATTGCCACCTGTAAAAGAACAACAAGCTATCGCTCACATCCTAGGTACTCTCGACGACAAGATTGAGCTGAACAGAAGGATGAATGAGACGCTGGAGGGAATCGCGCGGGCGATATTCAAGTCATGGTTCATCGTCTTCGATCCCGTCCGCGCCAAAGCTGAAGGCCGCGACCCTGGTCTTCCCAAACCCATCGCCGACCTCTTCCCGAGCAGATTTATCGATACAAAGCTAGGTAGGATACCGGAAGGTTGGCGGTTAAGCAAGATGGGTGATGAATTTAAAATAGTAATGGGGCAATCGCCACCAGGGTATACATATAATGAAGAGGGGAAAGGCTCACCTTTCTACCAAGGTCGTGTGGATTTTGGAGTAAGGTTTCCCTCTCGCCGTGTTTATTGCACAATGCCCACGAGGTTTGCAGAAGCTGGAGATACTCTTGTCACGGTTCGCGCGCCAGTTGGTGATACGAATATTGCTATAGAACGTTGTTGTATCGGGCGAGGCCTAGCTGCAGTACGCCACATTACTGGTAGTAGCTCGTATACATATTACTTCGTAAAGTCATTAGAAACGATTTTCAAACTTTTTGAGGCGGAGGGTACAGTCTTCGGCGCCGTCAATAAGGAAGGTTTAAATTCTATTGCATGTGTATCGCCACCAAATCGAGTTATCGAGCTTTTTGATAATCTCTGCGAACCATTGGATATGAAAATCAAACAAAATGAACTTGAGTCCCGAATTTTATCCTCTCTACGCGACGCCCTATTGCCAAAGCTTATCTCAGGCCAAATCCGGATTAGTGAACCTGGAAGAATAATTAGAGGAAAGAAATATGTTAACGCGTTTGCAGATTAA
- a CDS encoding SAM-dependent DNA methyltransferase, whose amino-acid sequence MAKTKGKQNNNQGANLGFEEKLWDSANKLRGNMDAAEYKHVVLGLIFLKYINDAFEAQRHKLEKELSDPESEWYIEDIEERGYALEDRDEYAAANVFWVPRKARWNGLQANAKQPTIGKLIDDAMMAIEKDNPVLKGVLPKDYARPTLDKQRLGGLIDLVGTIGLGDDENRSKDILGRVYEYFLGKFASAEGKKGGEFYTARCVVRLLVEMLAPYKGRVYDPCCGSGGMFVQSERFIEEHGGKLGDISIYGQESNPTTWRLAKMNLAIRGIEANLGPEPADSFHRDLHPDLKADYILANPPFNMKDWGGERLRDDKRWKFGVPPTGNANFAWVQHFIHHLAPNGMAGFVLANGSMSSNQSGEGDIRKNIIEADMVDCMVALPGQLFYSTQIPVCLWFLTRNKKNGRFRDRSGETLFIDARKMGVMVDRTHRELTDEDIRKIADTYHSWRGDKDYKKSYEDVPGFCKSANLEEIREHNYILTPGRYVGAEPVEDDGEPFEEKMRRLTSVLREQLKEGKELEEAIKKNLGMLGYEI is encoded by the coding sequence ATGGCAAAAACGAAAGGGAAGCAGAACAACAACCAGGGAGCGAACCTGGGCTTCGAGGAAAAGCTATGGGACTCCGCCAACAAGCTCAGGGGCAACATGGACGCCGCGGAATACAAACACGTGGTCCTGGGCTTGATATTCCTTAAATATATAAACGATGCTTTCGAGGCGCAAAGGCACAAGCTCGAGAAAGAACTTTCGGACCCAGAGAGTGAGTGGTACATCGAGGACATCGAAGAGCGTGGATACGCCCTAGAAGACCGCGACGAATACGCGGCGGCCAACGTATTCTGGGTTCCCAGGAAAGCGCGCTGGAACGGCCTCCAGGCCAATGCCAAGCAACCCACCATCGGCAAGCTAATAGACGATGCCATGATGGCCATCGAAAAGGACAACCCGGTGCTCAAAGGGGTGCTTCCAAAGGACTACGCGAGACCAACCCTGGACAAGCAGCGCCTGGGCGGGCTCATCGACCTTGTCGGCACTATCGGTCTGGGGGATGATGAGAACCGCAGCAAAGATATCCTCGGCCGGGTCTATGAGTACTTCCTGGGCAAATTCGCAAGCGCCGAAGGCAAGAAGGGTGGGGAGTTTTACACCGCCCGCTGTGTGGTACGCCTCTTGGTGGAGATGCTCGCACCCTATAAGGGAAGGGTTTACGACCCGTGCTGCGGCTCGGGCGGGATGTTCGTCCAGAGCGAGAGGTTCATCGAGGAGCACGGGGGAAAGCTCGGGGACATAAGCATCTACGGTCAGGAATCCAACCCCACCACCTGGAGGCTGGCCAAGATGAACCTGGCCATCCGTGGGATAGAGGCCAACCTGGGCCCTGAGCCTGCGGACAGCTTCCATCGAGACCTCCACCCGGACCTGAAAGCCGACTACATCCTGGCCAATCCCCCCTTCAACATGAAGGATTGGGGCGGAGAGAGGCTCCGCGACGATAAACGCTGGAAGTTCGGAGTTCCACCCACCGGAAATGCCAACTTCGCCTGGGTGCAGCACTTCATCCATCACCTTGCGCCTAACGGTATGGCAGGTTTCGTGCTCGCCAACGGAAGCATGAGCTCCAATCAATCGGGGGAAGGGGATATCCGCAAGAATATAATCGAAGCGGACATGGTGGACTGCATGGTGGCCTTGCCGGGTCAGCTCTTCTATTCAACCCAGATTCCCGTCTGCCTATGGTTCTTGACCAGGAACAAGAAAAACGGCCGCTTCCGGGATCGCAGTGGCGAGACCCTGTTCATAGACGCGCGCAAGATGGGCGTGATGGTGGACCGTACCCACCGCGAGCTCACCGACGAGGATATACGAAAGATAGCCGATACTTACCATTCCTGGAGGGGAGACAAAGACTATAAGAAATCATATGAGGATGTTCCGGGCTTCTGTAAGAGCGCGAACTTGGAGGAGATAAGGGAACATAACTATATACTTACGCCAGGGCGTTACGTCGGTGCCGAGCCCGTCGAGGATGACGGCGAGCCCTTCGAGGAGAAAATGAGACGCCTTACATCAGTCTTGAGAGAGCAGCTCAAAGAAGGAAAGGAACTGGAAGAAGCTATTAAAAAGAACTTGGGAATGCTAGGCTATGAAATCTAA